The genomic window cggtttgagaaatgatattaaaggtgaaagagttctgtgaagcggaacataagaatcaaggtgttttaataccactaggcactaaacaatgttcggaagagagttgccgccataacaggtactttttagagttgccatttaataattttttgctgtattgatgggacttttatgatataaattcgtttttgcgacaaaattgaacaaatacataaagtgatgaaactaggtaactgaaattaaaacatatatttcatattacataagcattataaacttaaagttattattatttttaattgttcataatttaattgcaggtgtgtcagagaaaactgtaacaagaattacaaacgaaggtataacagcggtGTGTACTTCGAATAAAATTGTAACCAACAATTATGctataaaactctgaataaaaattgtattgcttttctttaccctattttctcatcttttccctgtaagtaggtagaacaccgctaatataagtaaataaaaatattatactttttacataacagaaatattgtttcatcgaagtatgcagaaaatgatattacttgataaattacatctgctaaatgtaaataaaataggtaaattttttactcataaatggcaacattacgtcatgcgattgcagcgccgcgtctgggggacttctttcataaAAAGgactatatatactatattgtatataatatgttatttccgtgtatatattatttctctaTGGTTAATTATTGCGACCACAGACGCATGATGTAGGTTACGGCTTCAGATCAACAGGGTAAAATCACAGCCTCGAGAATCTTATGTCTATATCATTAAACATTTCGAGCCAAAAGGTGCTGCTATTATATTTAcgtctttttttatttgtaacaacAAATAAGTAAACTGTAGTTGGCACTTGGaataatatctttaatttattaacttcaAACAATTTATCTCTAGACTATACTTGGTCTGTGGTAGCTGGCAAGCGGCAAGTGGCAACACTACGTAGAAAATTGATTTTGTTGtttggcctaaaggtctagataccaggccataaactccaaaaaaaaaaaaaaaaaaaaaattgattttgttgTGATGATATTATatcgtaatttttatatttgactatcttttaattataaatcttgGTATCGCTTGAAACATATAATGtggatattaaaaaagattGATTAAAATGGGCACTAACGGTAACGGAAGAAGTGGTGGCGCAAAAATGAACATGGAAGAAGGCGATTGTAACAATGATTTGGAGAGCCCCGAGCTAGATTTTGTTTATGATGACTGCGAttcacaaaataatgaaattgctGAACTGTATAGTTATACAGAACATCCGGAATTTCAACTAAATGTCAAAGCTTTCGAAGAAGTCATGGAAGAATTTAGCTTTCCACCTAGTTGGCAGCGATTATCTGAATCTCATAGGCGTGCCGTCGTTATGAAACTCTTAGAATACTTAGACATAGTAATTAGTGAAATACGAACACGAGCCGCTCGGTGTATTTTGTATCTAGCACAAGGTTGTTGGGCCGAAATGCAATCAGATACTGAACAAGCTCTTTGGGCTCGCAGAAATATCTTCTTGCTGTATGAAATGGGTATATTTCCAGCATTTGTGGAATTGCTGCAACTCGAAATAGCAAAAAGCCAAACCTCCACTATTTCATCCAGAAAGCTAGCTGAATCTTTAGCTGATTCAACTGATTTAAGAGTAATTCTCTCAGTCTTGTATCTTATCACTGAACACATGAGAACTGAAAAAGGTAATGAAAATTCTGAGTATGTCCATCtagtaaaactatttaaagaGGAATTAGGGACACACTATGGTGAAGAATTGTTGCCAGTGCAACTTTTAAATATGATCACTCAGCTTTGTGCTGGTTCATCTCCTAATTTTCCGATGAAAAAGGTTTTACTGTTATTATGGAAAATTTTATTGGTATATTTGGGGGGCATTAAGGAGCTTAAAGagaagaaaactaaattacGTGAACAATATGGCTTACCTTCAATTGCTGAAGACACTTTAGAAGTTGTAAAAGGCATGAGGGCCAGTTCTCCACCACCAAGTGCTGTTGATATTCTAGAAAATCAGAATCCAGTTCAAAGAAAGAAAATCATGTTAAAGGAAAGTGAGAGAGCTATGAGGCGGCAAACATTTATGAAACAAACTTCTATGGATGAATCCGATGAGCAATTATATGTTGATAAGGAAGATACAGGTAATGGTTCTGAGGACTATTCTATGGAGTTTCAGTCCATGTCTAATGATGGTTCACAaaattcaaatcaaaattGTCCATATTACATGTACTTTAAGCAATTAGACAGTCCCCCTCCTCCACCACCCCCTAAAAGTCTGCCTTGGCAGTCAAAAGTCCGCCAGAAAGATATTGATAACTTTCTTCATAATGTGAGAATTAAGTTTATTGGGTATTCTCTACCAGGTGATAGGCAGACTATCGCAGGCCTGCCAAACCCTATTCATGAAGGATTAgaggtattaaaaaaacacatttatacTAGCATTTCTGAAATTCAAGTCGAACGAGAAATAGAAATTTCCCGAAGTCCACTCACCAAAGGTGAAAAAGATATTGAGGAGACTGAAACAGAACTTTTGTATAGGGAAATGTTACCTAATCTACCCCAGTACATGATAGcactattaaaaattttgttagcTGCTGCTCCAACGTCTACAGCCAAAACCTATTCGATGAATATTATGGCTGATTTATTACCCGAGGAGATGCCAATGACTGTACTTCAGTCACTGAAATTAGGAATAGATGTGAACAGGCACAAAGAAATCATCGTCAAGGCAGTAACTGCAATCCTTCTGttacttttaaaacattttaaacaaaatcatatttaccaaTTTGAATACATGTCCCAACATTTGGTTTTTGCCAACTGTATGCCCCTTGTTCtaaaattttttaatcagAACATTTTATCCTATGTTGGGGCAAAAAATTCCATACCTATATTTGACTTCCCTGCTTGTGTTATTGGGGAACAACCAGAACTTACTAAAGAGTGTTTAGACATTGGTGAAACATCTGTCCCTTACTCCTGGAGAAATGTTTTTTCATGTATAAatcttttaagaatattgaataaattgaCTAAATGGAAAAATGCAAGGATAATGATGCTAGTTGTGTTTAAAAGTGCTCCAATTTTAAAACGCACTCTCAAAGTAAGGCATGCACTGATGCAGTTCTATgttttaaagcttttaaaaatgcaaacaaaatatttgggAAGGCAGTGGAGAAAAACGAACATGAAAACAATAAGTGCTATATATTCTAAGGTGCGACATAGACTCAATGACGATTGGGCGTATGGGAATGACGTAGATGCTCGGCCATGGGACTTTCAGGACGAAGAATGTACCCTCAGGGCTTGTGTTGAGAATTTCAATAGGAGGCGTTACATAACTGGACCTATAACTAGTGTAAGAAAGTATATAGATGCTGAATGGGCACCTGttgacacaaatataaatgACGTGCTTGATATAAATATTGAGCTTGATGAAGAGTTTAaggaaaattatgaaatatggCTAGAGAGAGAAGTGTATCATAATGAATCATTTGAAAGCCGATTGTATGCAAATGGTAGCAAAACAATGTAAGGCTggaatgtttgaaaaaaatgttcaACTTCttgtatgtgtttaaaaatctCTTTCAAACttgtaaaatactttttatagatatttaattaataaaatttaataataacttgaTTTTGAAATAAGGTTTGACAGAAttagtagtagtaataaattaaaaatattctgaaTAAATTCTTGAAATTAACTCCCAAAATGTAATAGGTTTCAATAtgagtataaataatatgagtAGAAGTATGTTAAAtccattgtattttattattttatagtactTTAGTGTATATCTATCATATAATGTAGTCAAAATCATGTTTATATACGTTTTTGAAGTAACTATTTTGAAACAATAAATGTGGTATAGtagaatcttttatttttttaaaacattgtttaatttttttgttaaaatgttaattgtcAAAACAAAGGACATATTTCGTTTCGACAGTGTAATATATTAGGGCCCTGATACTCTGAGCTCACACTTCTAGCTTCATTtaccttattttttaattagagaAACAACATTCATAGTTAAAATGGATTGATATGGACACAAACCCATACGaaattttttaaacgtttaaaaCATGGTACCTTTCACTTGCTTTGCTTCATAGAGAAAATGTCTTAGTACTAATTGAATAATGTCACTGCTCAGCGCATTTTTACCCATTCCGAGAAACTACGTTTTTTTACCTATAGTAAATGTATTAGTGTGATGtctttacatatatgtaattgGAATGTGAGTTAACTTCGTGGTTAGGTGCGCTCAATCCTaaggttatatatttatattagtattatatatatgagtCATGACAAAGAAGGATTACCTTCATTAAGCGAATTTATACAGTAATCCTGAAGGGCACGACCAAAGATTGGTAGCAACACTGTTTTTGGGTTGGGTACAGGCCTTTACTTACCTATAAAGTACCTACCTAAACATGCAGAAGAGTTGCTGCTCTGTTTTAGCTACTCCATTTGTGGATTACGGAACTTTAAATACtagataattaaattcaataaccCACGTAATCTCGAGTTACCATGAATGATAATAATGatagtaagtaataagtaaaaacgttaaactattttctatttatattaattattaatatagaaaaatgtcACGCTTAAGACACATTATGAATCTATAAGTGTTATTAAAAAGTGAGCACGCAAGTAATTTGATATATAATGGTAAGAAATATTGGAGAAGAGGGTTTTTGAAATGGAGTGCAGCAGGGTTTGTTCCCACGTCAAATGTCACGCTGCTGACACCCAaacatttgtaatattgtgTATTACAATAGATCCTTTTACCAGCTCGACGGGGCACTTAAGGAACCAGGGGTGTTTAAACAGCTATCAGCgcaattttacaaatatacccgctattaaatttattatcgtATTAAAACAAGATCGTATTTTTCGCCGTGGTTTAGGTTGggtatattaagtaaataaaaaaatatttttcaataggTACATTGTTACGAGTCTTTGACAAAcaaaattgaaattgaaagGTACCTGGAATATAAACTGCAATTAGCTAAACAGGTCCCGGAAAGGTGAATTTTGTAGAATGTCGTAAATCCAAGACTTGCAGCGTTAAGTTGATCACGCACTTgcttattatgtattacaaGAAGCAAATAATTATACGTGTGAAATTAAGCAAAGTCGAGGGCACATAGGTATTAGAGAGATACTTCTAAGTCTGGGAGATGTTGCTGACTCTGACAATGGAAGGAAAAGCGTAGTGTTTAATTGTATATCTAATAGTGATGTGTGGGAGTATAACAGTTAAATTACtgtagtaaaatttaatttaactaccTAACCTTATTAATGCAATGTTGAggacaatattttttctttattcctagtaaactaataaattgttataagtCGGGTAGGTACCTAACTAAGAAAAATCTAGACTTCGATGTCAAGCGGTTGTTCTGTGCCCACCAACCCGTAGCTACCTTGTTATTATGACAACAGTTTTAAACGTGATAAAATCTCCACGGCAAAGAATTTTCTGCTCTATAACTCGCATAATGAGAAGAAAAATACTATGCTAAAGTACCATTTGCTTCTTAGAAACGTTGCAGCGCCCAAGCCTTACAATAGAAATGTATTTTACTgtgcttattattattttaggaaaGGTTCACTACAGTTTGTCATCAGACATGTTTTATAGTGAACTGAATGTGAATGATATTCTTCGTACTGATTTGATGCCGACATTTTTTCTGGCGAATGATGATACGTCACAAAAGTCGAGAGAACGAAGTAATACGCCTTCTACTAATGGGTCAATCGATGCGGCTTTATCGACTCTCAATTTTCACAGGTAAATGTTTCGATtactataaaaagtttttttatatttttaattttatggcctggtaacgAGACCTTTAAGCCAActataaaaagttaatattagTCATAAACAAAAACTGTACTCGTAGAGCATCAATTT from Pieris napi chromosome 3, ilPieNapi1.2, whole genome shotgun sequence includes these protein-coding regions:
- the LOC125063136 gene encoding striatin-interacting protein 1 homolog, which gives rise to MGTNGNGRSGGAKMNMEEGDCNNDLESPELDFVYDDCDSQNNEIAELYSYTEHPEFQLNVKAFEEVMEEFSFPPSWQRLSESHRRAVVMKLLEYLDIVISEIRTRAARCILYLAQGCWAEMQSDTEQALWARRNIFLLYEMGIFPAFVELLQLEIAKSQTSTISSRKLAESLADSTDLRVILSVLYLITEHMRTEKGNENSEYVHLVKLFKEELGTHYGEELLPVQLLNMITQLCAGSSPNFPMKKVLLLLWKILLVYLGGIKELKEKKTKLREQYGLPSIAEDTLEVVKGMRASSPPPSAVDILENQNPVQRKKIMLKESERAMRRQTFMKQTSMDESDEQLYVDKEDTGNGSEDYSMEFQSMSNDGSQNSNQNCPYYMYFKQLDSPPPPPPPKSLPWQSKVRQKDIDNFLHNVRIKFIGYSLPGDRQTIAGLPNPIHEGLEVLKKHIYTSISEIQVEREIEISRSPLTKGEKDIEETETELLYREMLPNLPQYMIALLKILLAAAPTSTAKTYSMNIMADLLPEEMPMTVLQSLKLGIDVNRHKEIIVKAVTAILLLLLKHFKQNHIYQFEYMSQHLVFANCMPLVLKFFNQNILSYVGAKNSIPIFDFPACVIGEQPELTKECLDIGETSVPYSWRNVFSCINLLRILNKLTKWKNARIMMLVVFKSAPILKRTLKVRHALMQFYVLKLLKMQTKYLGRQWRKTNMKTISAIYSKVRHRLNDDWAYGNDVDARPWDFQDEECTLRACVENFNRRRYITGPITSVRKYIDAEWAPVDTNINDVLDINIELDEEFKENYEIWLEREVYHNESFESRLYANGSKTM